The Georgenia faecalis genome includes a window with the following:
- a CDS encoding FtsW/RodA/SpoVE family cell cycle protein, with protein sequence MVTITEQRARSGRGVELVLLLLALAVGLYAYAQVGLATTGALPVGMAVHGGSLAVLALGTHVVLRWRASYADPVILPVVVALNGIGLAMIYRLDQAYEAADRTAGFADRQVLWTAIGVLAAVGVLIALRDHRTLRRYTYTAMVAGLVLLLLPLLPGLGKTINGARIWIGIGPLSFQPAELAKIVLAVFFAGYLVTQRDNLALAGPKVLGLQLPRLRHLGPILLAWGVALVVLVFQRDLGAALLFFALFVAMLYVATERLSWVIIGLLLFGGGAALAATAFPHVGARFDVWLDALSPEIYNRQPGGSYQVVQGLFGLASGGLMGTGWGEGRPDVVPFANSDFIIASLGEELGLTGLIAILVCYLLLAERGLRAAIGVRDGFGKLLASGLAFVVAFQCFVVVGGVTRLIPLTGLTMPFLAQGGSSLLVNWMIVALLLRVSDSARRPAPLTGDLPIAPIAGGGPSVPVDGGMPEADDSSPTEVVRLR encoded by the coding sequence ATGGTGACCATCACCGAGCAGCGCGCCCGGTCCGGGCGGGGTGTCGAGCTGGTGCTCCTCCTCCTGGCCCTCGCCGTCGGGCTCTACGCGTACGCGCAGGTGGGCCTGGCGACCACGGGCGCCCTGCCCGTCGGCATGGCCGTGCACGGCGGTTCGCTCGCCGTCCTCGCGCTCGGCACGCACGTGGTGCTGCGCTGGCGCGCCTCCTACGCCGACCCCGTCATCCTCCCCGTCGTCGTCGCCCTCAACGGCATCGGCCTCGCGATGATCTACCGGCTCGACCAGGCGTACGAGGCCGCCGACCGCACCGCCGGGTTCGCCGACCGGCAGGTCCTGTGGACCGCCATCGGCGTCCTGGCCGCCGTCGGCGTGCTCATCGCCCTGCGGGACCACCGCACGCTGCGCCGCTACACCTACACCGCCATGGTGGCCGGCCTCGTCCTGCTCCTGCTGCCCCTCCTTCCGGGCCTCGGCAAGACGATCAACGGCGCCCGCATCTGGATCGGCATCGGCCCGCTGTCCTTCCAGCCGGCCGAGCTCGCCAAGATCGTCCTGGCCGTCTTCTTCGCCGGCTACCTCGTGACCCAGCGGGACAACCTCGCCCTCGCCGGCCCGAAGGTGCTCGGGCTCCAGCTGCCGCGCCTGCGCCACCTCGGCCCGATCCTCCTCGCCTGGGGCGTCGCGCTCGTCGTCCTCGTCTTCCAGCGCGACCTCGGCGCCGCCCTGCTCTTCTTCGCCCTCTTCGTCGCCATGCTCTACGTCGCCACCGAGCGGCTCAGCTGGGTGATCATCGGCCTGCTGCTCTTCGGGGGCGGCGCGGCCCTGGCGGCCACCGCGTTCCCGCACGTCGGTGCGCGCTTCGACGTGTGGCTCGACGCCCTCTCGCCGGAGATCTACAACCGCCAGCCCGGCGGGTCCTACCAGGTGGTGCAGGGCCTCTTCGGGCTGGCCAGCGGCGGCCTCATGGGGACCGGCTGGGGAGAGGGGCGCCCCGACGTCGTCCCCTTCGCCAACTCCGACTTCATCATCGCCTCCCTCGGCGAGGAGCTCGGCCTGACCGGCCTCATCGCCATCCTCGTGTGCTACCTCCTCCTCGCCGAGCGCGGGCTGCGCGCGGCGATCGGCGTCCGGGACGGCTTCGGCAAGCTCCTCGCCTCCGGCCTCGCGTTCGTCGTCGCGTTCCAGTGCTTCGTCGTGGTCGGTGGCGTCACCCGCCTGATCCCGCTCACCGGCCTCACCATGCCGTTCCTCGCCCAGGGCGGCTCGTCGCTCCTGGTGAACTGGATGATCGTCGCCCTGCTCCTGCGGGTCTCCGACAGCGCCCGGCGCCCGGCGCCGCTCACCGGTGACCTGCCCATCGCCCCCATCGCCGGGGGCGGGCCGTCGGTCCCGGTCGACGGCGGCATGCCCGAGGCCGACGACTCCTCCCCCACCGAGGTGGTGAGGCTGCGATGA
- a CDS encoding PP2C family protein-serine/threonine phosphatase: MSIVLHYGARSDVGLVRSSNQDSAYAGPNLLVLADGMGGPAGGDIASSVVVAHLVPLDAEAHGGDDLLDHLRRALAAAHTELEERAEADPELAGLGTTCIAILRSDTKLAMVHIGDSRAYLLRGGELTQVTADHTFVQHLVDLGKLTPDQAERHPQRSVLLRVLGDTDSDVLLDESVREGRPGDRWLLCSDGLSGVVSPETIAETLRTVADPGECAEDLIALALRAGGPDNVTCVVADVLAAEGLPDGAAPPTTPQVVGAAATDRLRRTRGTTGAAGRAAALAAAAAGPAPDTDDDDTAPRSSRGRWIAGGFLVLVLLAAVGAAGVLGYRWTQSQYFLAPADDMVAIYQGIPQEVGPLSLATLHETTDVALADLPGYARDRLGDAITVSSLDEAQERVEALRGESRPATTDATADAPAGPSPSPSPSPSPSGATTGAPAPAGAGAAPVPSW; the protein is encoded by the coding sequence ATGAGCATCGTCCTGCACTACGGAGCCCGGTCCGACGTCGGCCTCGTCCGCTCGTCCAACCAGGACTCCGCCTACGCCGGGCCGAACCTGCTCGTCCTGGCCGACGGGATGGGCGGTCCCGCCGGCGGCGACATCGCCTCCTCCGTCGTCGTCGCCCACCTGGTGCCCCTCGACGCCGAGGCCCACGGCGGGGACGACCTCCTCGACCACCTGCGCCGCGCGCTGGCCGCCGCCCACACCGAGCTGGAGGAGCGCGCGGAGGCCGACCCGGAGCTCGCCGGCCTGGGCACGACGTGCATCGCCATCCTCCGCTCGGACACCAAGCTGGCGATGGTCCACATCGGCGACTCCCGGGCCTACCTCCTGCGCGGCGGCGAGCTCACCCAGGTGACGGCGGACCACACGTTCGTCCAGCACCTCGTCGACCTCGGCAAGCTCACCCCGGACCAGGCCGAGCGTCACCCGCAGCGTTCCGTCCTCCTGCGGGTGCTCGGCGACACCGACAGCGACGTCCTCCTCGACGAGTCGGTCCGCGAGGGACGCCCCGGGGACCGGTGGCTCCTGTGCTCCGACGGCCTGTCCGGCGTCGTCAGCCCCGAGACCATCGCCGAGACCCTACGCACCGTCGCGGACCCCGGTGAGTGCGCCGAGGACCTCATCGCCCTCGCCCTGCGGGCTGGCGGCCCGGACAACGTCACGTGCGTCGTCGCCGACGTCCTCGCCGCCGAGGGCCTGCCCGACGGCGCCGCGCCGCCGACGACGCCGCAGGTGGTGGGGGCCGCCGCGACCGACCGGCTGCGCCGCACCCGCGGCACGACGGGCGCGGCGGGACGGGCCGCCGCCCTGGCCGCGGCGGCCGCCGGACCGGCCCCCGACACCGACGACGACGACACCGCGCCCCGCTCGTCGCGGGGCCGGTGGATCGCGGGCGGCTTCCTCGTCCTCGTCCTCCTCGCCGCCGTGGGCGCGGCCGGCGTGCTGGGCTACCGGTGGACGCAGTCGCAGTACTTCCTCGCGCCGGCGGACGACATGGTCGCCATCTACCAGGGCATCCCGCAGGAGGTCGGCCCGCTGAGCCTCGCCACCCTGCACGAGACGACCGACGTCGCGCTCGCCGACCTGCCCGGGTACGCCCGCGACCGCCTGGGCGACGCCATCACCGTGTCCTCCCTCGACGAGGCGCAGGAGCGGGTCGAGGCCCTGCGCGGGGAGTCCCGGCCCGCGACCACCGACGCGACGGCCGACGCCCCCGCGGGCCCCAGCCCCAGCCCCAGCCCCAGCCCCAGCCCCAGCGGCGCGACCACCGGCGCCCCGGCGCCCGCCGGCGCAGGCGCCGCACCGGTGCCCTCATGGTGA
- a CDS encoding FHA domain-containing protein FhaB/FipA, translated as MSELAVTLLRLSYLVLLWVFVLGALAVLRQDIFGTRLNRRPQRDRRAAAAATARKAAAAPPSAPPRPAPQPAAPVRTGTRHTPTRLVVSAGPLAGASLPLGPGPILVGRAPGCTLVLDDDYSSGRHARFFPQDGQWWLEDLGSTNGTFVRDERISTPVVVPAGTPVRIGQTVIELQR; from the coding sequence ATGAGCGAGCTCGCCGTCACCTTGCTGCGCCTGAGCTACCTGGTGCTCCTGTGGGTCTTCGTCCTGGGCGCCCTAGCGGTGCTGCGCCAGGACATCTTCGGCACCCGCCTCAACCGCCGCCCCCAGCGGGACCGGCGCGCGGCTGCGGCCGCCACCGCCCGCAAGGCCGCCGCCGCCCCGCCGTCCGCGCCGCCCCGGCCCGCGCCCCAGCCGGCCGCCCCGGTGCGGACCGGTACCCGCCACACCCCCACCCGCCTCGTCGTCAGCGCCGGACCGCTCGCCGGGGCGTCCCTCCCGCTCGGGCCGGGCCCGATCCTCGTCGGCCGCGCCCCGGGGTGCACCCTCGTGCTCGACGACGACTACTCCTCGGGCCGGCACGCCCGCTTCTTCCCGCAGGACGGCCAGTGGTGGCTCGAGGACCTCGGCTCGACGAACGGCACGTTCGTGCGGGACGAGCGCATCTCCACCCCGGTCGTCGTCCCGGCCGGCACCCCCGTCCGCATCGGCCAGACCGTCATCGAGCTGCAGCGGTAG